The nucleotide sequence AGAACTTCTTTTGGTATCTTAGCATCCATACACCAGCAAGTATGGGGGTCTCTTCCATTTTCATGGGCACAATTATTCTCATTCCCGCAAATAGGACATTTTTTTTTATCCATAACTCTCCTCCTGACTATTTTTATTATAAATTAAATATTAAAATTAGGAGATAGATGATTCTATCTCCTAATTCCATATCTTTTTATTTTCCCCATCTAGATAAACTAGATATTAATTCTGGGAATGCTATTTCCATAGCCTTTGCATTTAAGTTGTTGAGTTCTAAAGTTGTTAAATTTTTCTTCTTAGATAGTTCTACAAGCTTCACCGTATCTTGCGAAATTTCAGCACTATAGATTGATTCTCCATCAAAGAATTCCTTTCTTTCTAACCACTTATTTAATAATTTTCTTACCTTTGTTCTATCTTTATCAGTCATCTCATCTTCAGTTTTTTTATTTAATTCCAAGATATAATTTCTTTCATTTTCTGTTGCAACCACTGTCATCAAGTGCTTTGAAGTAGTAGGATAAACAACATTATATCCAATTACTAAGTTCTTTACTAGTTCCTTGGTATCTTTGATATTTTCATCTTTTAACTTATACTTTCTTTCTAGCTTATTCAGATATTTTTTAGTCAATTTATTGAATTTTTCAATATCTTCATCTTTAATTTCTTTAGTTTTTAAACTATTTAAAAAGATCTCATCCTTACTATCTTTTTTTATGATTTGTCTAGTTGTCAAATAATGAACCGGTTCTTCATTGTTATACCAGTCAGATAAGATAGATTCTCTTACCAATATTTCATCCATTACTTTATATGGCTCTTTTAAAGTTTCTGTAGTGATCTTATATTTACTAGTATCCACATCTAAAGATGAACATGCTCCTAAAAATACTACCATTATTACCAACAAAATTTTATTCATTCTCTTCATAGTCTACACCCTTCCACAACATTTTTTGTATTTCTTTCCAGATCCACAAGGACACAAGTCATTTCTGCCTACTTTATCAGAAACTCTAGATTCTTTAGCTGAATCTGTATTCCCTTCCGAATCATCATTAGCCTCATATCTTATATTTTTATTTCTATTTTTCGCTTCCTTTATCTCTACTTCCCTCTCTTCAGGTACCCTGATCTGTACTTTAAATAGATAAGAGATCGTCTCTTCTTTTATAGTTTTTAACATCTTAGCATATAAATCTCCAGAGATTAATTTATATTCTGTAAGTGGGTCTTTTTGACCATATGATCTAAGATAGATTCCCTCTCTTAAAGCATCTAAAGTTTTTAAATGTTCTCTCCATCTAGAGTCCACTATCTCAAATAATATATATTTTTCCAGCTTTCTCATAAGTTCAGTACTAAATTCTTCCTCTTTGGCTTTATATTTTTCTACTATTTTTTCCGATAAAGAATCAGAATATTCCTCGATAGTTAAACTTTTATATTCTTCCTTATCCTCTATAACATAATCAAACAGTTCTTCTATTTTTTCTACTAACCCGTCTATATCCCAATCTTCTTTAAATTCTCCTACGAATTTTTCAACGACTTCACATGAGACTGTATCAGTTAACATACCAAAAACAGTTTCACTAAGATCATCTTTTTCTAAAGCCGTATTTCTACTCTCATAGATAGCTTCCCTCTGTTTATTGTTAACATCATCAAATTCCAATAGATTTTTTCTGATTCCAAAGTTTCTAGCTTCTACTTTTTTCTGTGCATTTTCAATAGCTTTACTTATCATACTGTGTACAATAGGCTCCCCTTCCGGTAATCCTAATTTATCCATTACAGCAGCTACTCTTTCCGATCCAAATAATCTCATAAGCTCATCTTCTAATGAAAGATAAAATTCTGTTGCTCCTGGATCTCCTTGTCTACCTGATCTACCTCTTAACTGATTGTCTATTCTT is from Psychrilyobacter atlanticus DSM 19335 and encodes:
- a CDS encoding cysteine-rich CWC family protein yields the protein MDKKKCPICGNENNCAHENGRDPHTCWCMDAKIPKEVLEKLKKAKKADTGGCFCRSCVEKFMKGE